GGCCTGGCCCTCGGCGCCGGCCGACGCCCTGGCCGGTGGCATAGAGGCAAGGCTTGTCCAGCCGGGGATGACGGCCGAGCGCGGTCTTGCCCTGGAGCGCCTCAGCGCGCGCGAACTTTCGTTGCGTCCGGCGTCGGGCTCGGCCTGGCTGCGCCGAGCGGCGATCTATCGGGCCCTGGGCCGGGATGACGCGGCCAATTTCGCTCTGGAACGATCGTTCGCGGTTGCGCCGCTGCAGACCAGTCTGTTCGAGCGCCGGACGGCCCTGGCCTACGAGTCCTGGGATCGACTGAGCCCGCTGGCCCGCGAGCAGGAAATTTATCAGTTCGGCGTCGAATGGCGGCGACTGCGCAATCCCAGACACTTCATCGCCCTGGCCAACAGCCTCCACAACCCGACGGGCCGGGTTGGCATGGCGCTTCAGATCACGGTGCAGCGCATGACGCCGTTCGATCCGATCACGTAGCGTTTGGTCTAGGGGGCAGCCCAGGCGGCGTGTTTCGCACGCACATCATTCCGCCGGAGGTCAGGTCTCGGCCCAAAGCGTGGCCGACCGCTGAAGCGTCTCCGCCTAGTAGGCGTTCTTGGCCAGAAGCAGGTGGGGAACCGTCAGCAGGGCGATGCGCAGGTCCGACATCAGCGACCAGTTGTCGATATAGTCGATGTCGGCCTTCACGCGCTTGGCCATGTCGTCGACATCGGTCGTGCCGCCACGCAGGCCGCTGATCTGAGCCAGCCCCGTCAGTCCGGGGCGCGCCTGGAAGCGAAGCGCATAGGTGGGAATGAGCGCGCCATAATATTCGTCGTGGGCCGCCGCGTGGGGCCGTGGCCCGATCATCGACATGTCGCCCTTCAGCACGTTGAGCAATTGCGGCAGCTCATCGAGGCTGGTGACGCGGATGATGCGACCCGTACGCGTGACGCGGTCGTCGCCGCGCGCAGCCTGAACGACGCTCTGGCCGTTCTCCTCGCAACGCATCGAGCGCAGCTTGTAGATCGTGAAGTTCCGCCCGTTGAGGCCGCCGCGCGTCTGTCGGAACAGCGCCGGACCCGGGGACTCGATCTTTATCAGAATCGCCGCCAGCAAGAGCACGGGCGCGAAAAACACCAACAGCAAAGCTGACGCCAAAATGTCAAAAGCGCGCTTTGCCGGATTCAATGCCACAGCTGAAAAGAGTACCGTCGTTTCGTGGCTCAGCACATCAGTGTTTGCGCCCCCGCTCACTACGCGTCTCCACGGCTGTGCCGGAGGAACCCTTCCTACGGCGCTCTCGATGCTTCTAGCGTAACTCCCGCAAGTCGTCGCTCATAAACGAGCTGGTAACCATAGATAAATCGTAAAGGCGCCTAAACCCTATTCGTTAAATGGCGCTTAGGGCTGCTCCGGTAGGTTTTCCCAACACGGAGACAAGCCTATGTCGATAATCCCGGCTCAGATTAATTTCGCTGATATTCCGGCTGTCCATGCGGCGCCCGTGCGCCGGCTGCCGCGCGCGATCGGCTGGGGATTGGCGGCCCTGGCCAGCGGCGGACTGTGGTCTGGCCTGGTGATCATCATCCACCGCATCTTCTGATCCCACGATCGAGCGGCCCAGCTGGGCCGCCGCCGAGACCACGAAGAAAAAGAAGGCCCCGCGGTTCGCACCGCGGGGCCTTCTTCTTGCGCAGTCGGCTCTTGTCGAACCGATCAGGCGTATCGAACCGATCAGGTGATGCTCTTCCACTCGGTCGAGCCGGGAACTTGACGCTCAACCCAGTGATAGTTGAGCTCGTTCCAGGGCGTGGCCCACGGGGTCAGGTTGTCCAGGACCCAGTCGCCAGATTCGAAGCTGACCACCAGAACGGCGTGGGTTTCGCCTCGCGCGGTGACGGCGACGGCCATCGACAGGGCTTCGGCCGGCACGCCAGCCGCGATCAGGCGGCGGCGCTTTTCAAGCGCGTAGTCCTCGCAGTCGCCATACATCTTGCCGTCGATCACGCGTGGCAGCGACCAGAATTCCTGCAGGCCATAAAGGTCGAAATCGCTGGCCTTCAGAACTTCGCGGTTAACATCGCGGTTCAGGGTGTTGACCAGGCGCATCAGCGACTTCGAGACCACGGCGGGGCCGGTGTTCGAGGCGAGGGGCGCGGGCGCGACCGCGGCCTGCGCCGTCTGCACGCGTTCGCCGCCGACCGCCACGAAGGTGTTGTCGATGATCGGCCGGTAGGCGTCGAGCTGCTCGACCTGGGCCAAGCCGGTCGTTTCCTCTTGCGGGGCGCCGC
The window above is part of the Caulobacter soli genome. Proteins encoded here:
- a CDS encoding exopolysaccharide biosynthesis polyprenyl glycosylphosphotransferase, with the protein product MSGGANTDVLSHETTVLFSAVALNPAKRAFDILASALLLVFFAPVLLLAAILIKIESPGPALFRQTRGGLNGRNFTIYKLRSMRCEENGQSVVQAARGDDRVTRTGRIIRVTSLDELPQLLNVLKGDMSMIGPRPHAAAHDEYYGALIPTYALRFQARPGLTGLAQISGLRGGTTDVDDMAKRVKADIDYIDNWSLMSDLRIALLTVPHLLLAKNAY
- a CDS encoding transglutaminase-like cysteine peptidase; the protein is MPQGEVAAAPPGFLDLCQRDASACGANGADAAPAIALTSAPLATSSLGGPTDPQVLTRLRGLHLGGAPQEETTGLAQVEQLDAYRPIIDNTFVAVGGERVQTAQAAVAPAPLASNTGPAVVSKSLMRLVNTLNRDVNREVLKASDFDLYGLQEFWSLPRVIDGKMYGDCEDYALEKRRRLIAAGVPAEALSMAVAVTARGETHAVLVVSFESGDWVLDNLTPWATPWNELNYHWVERQVPGSTEWKSIT